From the Gouania willdenowi chromosome 19, fGouWil2.1, whole genome shotgun sequence genome, one window contains:
- the LOC114481081 gene encoding nucleoside diphosphate kinase A2-like → MAALKERTFIAVKPDGVQRGIIGEIIKRFEQKGFKLVGMKMVQASEDLLMQHYIDLKERPFFPTLINYMSSGPVVAMVWEGKGAVKTGRVMLGETDPAKSSPGTIRGDYCIDVGKNIIHGSDSVESANKEISLWFKDEELVTYTSCAFSWLY, encoded by the exons ATGGCCGCCCTAAAGGAGCGTACTTTCATCGCTGTGAAGCCTGACGGTGTGCAGCGAGGCATCATCGGAGAGATCATAAAGAGGTTTGAGCAGAAAGGCTTCAAGCTGGTTGGAATGAAGATGGTCCAG GCCTCTGAGGATCTGCTGATGCAGCACTACATCGACCTGAAGGAAAGGCCTTTCTTTCCCACGCTCATCAACTATATGAGCTCTGGGCCTGTGGTTGCCATG GTGTGGGAGGGCAAAGGTGCGGTGAAGACGGGCCGAGTGATGCTGGGTGAGACGGACCCTGCCAAGTCCAGCCCTGGAACCATCAGAGGAGATTACTGCATCGACGTGGGAAA AAACATCATCCATGGCAGTGACTCGGTAGAAAGCGCCAACAAGGAAATCTCTCTGTGGTTCAAAGATGAAGAGCTGGTCACCTACACCAGCTGTGCCTTCAGCTGGCTCTACTAA